The genomic stretch TAGACTGTAACGATGATAATATATGCCTGAAAGCGGGTAGAGATGCCGACGGGCTACGTGTCAATCGTCCTACGGAAAATATAGTGATACGCAATTGTACAGTCCACAAAGGCGGAGGGCTCATCACCTGCGGTAGTGAGACTTCCGGTGGCATACGAAATGTGCTGGCTCATGATCTCAAAGCATTCGGCACATCAAACGTATTGCAATTGAAAAGCGCCATGACACGCGGTGGAGTCATTGAGAATATCTATATAACACGCGTAGAAGCTAAAAATGTCCGTCGGATTTTTGGCGCCGACCCTAATTGGAACCCTAAATATAGTTATAGTACACTTCCCGAAAATTACAAAGGCAAAGAACTCCCCGAACACTGGAAAGTTATGCTTACACCAGTAATACCTTCCGAAAAGGGATTCCCTCACTTCCGAAACATATACTTATCCCAAGTGAAAGCGACCAATGTTCAGGAATTTATTTCTATTTCGGGTACAAGCGACTCTTTACGCTTAGAAAATTTCTATCTGCATGCTATTGAAGCACAAGCTCAGAAGGCAGGAATGATCCGCTTTACACGGAATTTCAACGCGACAGAAATAAAGCTTGCAGTACCGGAACCTCGTTCTATGCTGTTAGAGGAGAATGAACAGAGCAATATCCGGATAGAATATGTAAAGACTGTCAGCAATCAAAATATTGTTGAGAATCAAGCTAATTAAAGTATAGCCCCTTTATATCGTATGGCTCTTGTTGGATCATGTATTATCCGGCAAGAGCCATAATCACATATTCCCCCCTCTTCCACACATTAACACATTTTAGTTTTATTCCTATAGGGAGTTCTTTCACCGCCCCTGTCTTTAACTATGAACTATAAACTAGACTAAATTAAAACAGTATGAAACAACTTTGTAAACAAATGGCGGGAGCCGTAGCTATTCTCTTCATCCTTGCCGCATGCAGTGAGAACAATTCCAATTATCCCGAAGAGTATGTAGGCTTTGACAAGACTACCAAGAATTATTCATTCGACAGAAGTAAAGATGTTGAAGAGTTCGACATTAAAATTATCGCCGCAGAGAAGAAAAAAGAAGACCGGGAAGTCCTTATCAACGGAGTAAGTATGCCAGGACAAACTGTCGTATTCAGCATCGAGGATAAAAAGGTTATTATTCCTGCAAAAAAGAAATCTGCCAATCTGCGTGTGAAGATCTATCCGAAGAAAATAAAAAATAAGGCAGAGTTTCGTATCGTCTGTATCCCGCAGGACAAGGAAGCGAAAAGAACACAAATCACGGTCTACCTGCAACCCAAATAACCTTAACCTGACTTTCACTATAATAAATAATGAGAATGAATCAGCAAAAGATGCAATTTCCCAAATAAAAAAAGGATTTAGCGTAGGGAGTTTTTTCATTTCACCTGTCTTTATAGAAAAGAAAGATGAAGAACATGGAACAAGATTTTGAAAAAATACTCAATAAACTCGTAGCCTCCACCCGTTCGCCGAGAGGAAAATTTTCCAAAACTAACAGTTGGATACTTCTAGAAAAACGGTTACCACGTCTGCAACACCGCATTCTTCCATTGCGCACTATGGCGAATGCAGCCGCCGTTGCCGTGCTTTGCGTACTGGGATGGTGGGCATACTATATGTTCGCCCCGGTACCATTGCAAACCGTATCCACGCTGGCAGAAACACGTAGTATAACGCTACCCGACCAAACAGAAATAGTACTGAACCGCTACTCTACTCTGACTTACCCCGAACGGTTCAGAGGAAAAGACCGGAAAGTACAGTTGCAGGGTGAAGCTTACTTCGAAGTCAGTAAGGATGCGGCACACCCTTTCAAGGTGGAGGCCGAAGCGGTTATAGTACAAGTTTTGGGTACTCATTTCAATATCGAAGCCTATCCCGAAGATGCGCAAGTTAAAACAACGTTACTGGAAGGTTCTGTTGCTGTCAGCCTCATCGGTAAAGAAGAAGAACGCCTAGTACTCTCACCTAACGAAAGTGCCATTTACAATAAGGATAAAAAGAGCTTAACTTTACATACCGAAAAGGATGCATCGGAAGAGATTGCCTGGAGAAACGGAACACTGCTCTTTAAAAGTATTCCTCTGCAGGAGATTATCCGGCAACTTTCCAATGCATTTCATACGGACATTCGTATAGAAGATGCTGATTTGCAGAACTACCACATGACGGCTACTTTTTCCGATGGTGAAACATTGGAAGAAATCCTTTCTTTGCTTTGTCGCAACCAAAAGTTTGGATACACAAAAACGAATGACATTATAACGATCACACAAAAATTAAACTAGAATGAAATCCTCTATCTGCTCACCCCGCACCATCAGGAAATTATTCCTGGTGGGAGCGGTTCTCCTCTCGACCTGTACTCTACAAAGTACGCTCGTATTTGCCACTTGTATTTTACAGGCCAACCCTTCACAAACGCGTTTTAGTATTAAACTACAAAATGTCACACTGGAAGAGTTTGTGAAACAAATGGAACAAAAAACCGGTTACAGCTTCATCTATGGAGAAGAAGTACGCCTGAATAGCCGCATCACATTGGCTGTCCGCGATCTCACTATCAATGAAATCCTGCGGAAGGTTTTCGAAATGCAGCCTATAGGCTTCGAAATATCAGGAAAACATATTTTACTACATAAGCGGCCCATGCCGCAGAAAACCGTAAGCCGGCGGTTCACGATCAGCGGATACGTAACGGACGGAGCGTCTTCCGAGACGCTGATTGGTGCCAATGTTCTCGATAGTCGTCAGCGTGTGGGCACTGCCACCAATCCTTTCGGTTTCTATACCCTCACCTTACCGGAGGGGGACGCTGAATTAAGTTTTTCGTATTTAGGGTACGAAACACGGCACAGTTCGTTCCCGCTAAACAAAGACACCGTGCTCAATATTCGCCTGAACACTAATAACGAACTGGCGGAAGTGATCATACTTTCGGATAAAAAGGAAGCCGGCATCCAAGCCACCGCCATGGGTGCACATGAGATTCCCATGGCACAAATACAACATACACCCGCTGTACTGGGGGAGGCTGATATATTGAAAACCATCCAGCTAATGCCAGGCGTACAGGCAGGAACCGAAGGCTTCTCCGGTTTATATGTACGTGGTGGAGGACCGGATCAGAACCTGATATTGCTGGACGGTATTCCGGTATATAATGCTGACCACCTATTAGGTGTCTTCTCTATCTTCACACCCGAAGCTGTGAAAAAGGTTACACTGTTCAAGAGTTCTTTTCCGGCACGCTACGGCGGACGTCTTTCGTCTATTGTAGACGTGCGTACCAACGACGGGGATATGAAACGTTATCATGGTGCACTGAGCATAGGTACACTCACTGATAAAATACATCTGGAAGGACCTATTGTCAAAGATCGCACTTCTTTTTCGCTTAGCGGACGTACTACGCACACTGCTTTTATGGGAAAAGCTTTCAGTAGTGACGGTGATGAGTTCAATTATTACTTCTATGACCTCAATGCCAAAGTAAACCATAAGTTTAATGATCGTAGCCGGCTTTTCCTGAGTTTTTATCATGGGAAGGATCACTATCACTATAACTTCAAAGAGAGTTACGGTACCAGCGATTGTTATGAAAGCAAAAATGGGCTGAACTGGGGAAATACAATCGTTGCTGGACGTTGGAATTACGTATTTACCAACAAACTGTTTAGCAATACAACCGTAGCTTTCAACAGTTATCGCATGATCTTAAAAGGCAGAGCAAAAGAAGAAAATATCTACTCTTCATCACAGTCCTACTTCTATCAATACGATTCTGAGTATCGTTCGGGAATCCGTGACTGGAGTTTCCGGACTGACTTCGACTATACACCTATTCCTTCACACCACATAAAGTTTGGTGTAGAATACCTATACCATACCTTCCGTCCGGAAACCAATACTTCAAAAATGAAAGAAGAGGAAAATGGTGTAACTGAACAAGACACCTTATATAACAGTATTTCAAACAGTTACCTGCACGGGCATGAGGCTTCTGTTTATGCAGAAGATAATTTTGATATAGGTAGCCGTACTAGTTTAAATGCAGGAGTACACATTTCTCTGTTCAATACACAGGGGAAGAATTATTTCTCTATACAACCGCGTCTTTCCGTTCATTATCGATTCGATCATGGTTTCTCAGTAAAGGCATCTTTCTCCCAGATGGCTCAATATGTACACCAACTCTCCTCCACTCCACTCGCCATGCCTACAGATTTATGGGTACCTATTACCAAAAACATACGTCCTATGCGTGCCAATCAATACTCTTTAGGCGGATATTATACCGGAATCCGGAGTTGGGAGTTCTCCATTGAAGGATATTACAAACAGATGCGCAACGTACTGGAATACCAGAACGGGGTTTCTTTCTTTGGTAGTTCAACCAATTGGGAAGAGAAAGTAGAAATGGGTAAAGGACGTTCAATGGGCATAGAGTTCATGGCGCAAAAGACCATAGGTAAAACCACCGGTTGGTTGGCATATACCCTGGCTAAAGCAGATCGCCAATTCAAAGACGGCAGTATCAACGATGGTGAGCGTTTTCCCTATAAATACGACCGCCGACACAGTATTAGCCTCTGCCTGAACCATAAATTCAGTGAACGCATTGACATTGGAGCTTCCTGGATATACAATAGTGGCGGAACAGTTACCTTACCGGAACAGCAAACGGTCATTCTCAAACCTGATGGCAGCATAGAGCAAACTGACTACATCTCCAAACGTAATAACTACCGCCTACCTGCCAGCCATAGATTGAACATTGGGGTGAACTTTAACAAGAAAACCAAGCATGGCATGCGAACCTGGAATATCAGCCTCTACAATGCTTATAATTCAATGAACCCAACACTCGTTTATGGCAAACGGCGCGATTATGATTACCTCGCCTATAAAGATGAACACGGTAAATACACAGGTGGTTATAATACATCAAAGCTATTCATAAAGAAAATAACTTTACTACCGATCATTCCGTCTGTCACCTATACATACAAGTTCTAAGATATGACAACAAATAACCATAGAACCGGAAACAAAAAAATGAAAACAAGAATTTGCTCTTTACACCTTATCATATATATAGGTATCATCCTTTTCTCCACCTCCTGCGAGAATGAAATCCCCTATACCCCGGCTCACAGTGAACCACAACTCATTATGAACGCCCTCCTTGATGCAGGAGAACCGGAGAACTACGTATATCTCAACCTAAGTGGTACACATGGCCTCTCACACGTAGAAGAAGCTACTGTAAACCTATATGTCAACGGGAAGCTTGTCGAAAAGGCGGAAGAACTTCCCCCACTCAAACCTATTGGTAGTCTGGATATGGTCTATGATCCCAATGCACCTCTCAATAACCTCCCGGAAATAGCAAAACGCAAAAAATTCCGCATCACTACCCCTTTGAAAGCCGGTGAGCAAATTTGTCTGGAAGCGATAGCTGAAAATGGCAAATATCATACAACAGCCGAAGTTACCGTTCCCTATCCGGTAAGCTCCATCCAAATAGATACATGCCTCATCCCCATCAGAGTGTACAGCGGATGGGAAACCCATCGCCAGTTTAAGATTACCCTGCAAGACCGCCCTAATGAGAAAAATTACTACCGCTTGGACATATGGAATGACATTGCCGTTCACGGACAATACGACAGCCGCATAGATACCGTCCTCTATGCCAGGGAAACAGCTATCATCAATCGGGAAGATGTGATACTGACAGATGGAAATCCCAGCAGTAGTGAAGATGATGAAGATGATTTTTTCGGTAGTTACATTGAAAATAAATATAATGTCTTCACCGATGACCGCTTTTCTGATGCTACCTGTACATTGAAGGTTTATACTCAACTTTATCATGATTACAATTTATGGCTTTATAACGTCACTCGCCGTTCCAAAAGTATCACTGTCCGCCTGCTCAGCATCAGTGAAGCTGAATTCCGCTACTTAAAAGCCCTAAACACTCTGGAATCGGGTAATTATGAAGAAGCACTTATGGAACCGGTCATGATACCAAGTAATGTAAAAGGCGGGCTCGGATTTGTAGGAATCAGTTCGGAAACAAGAATGACAATGCAACTGCCCGATGAGATTATTGACAATGAAAACTTACCACCATATACTCAATAAGATTATACCATGAAGCATTATATTCTTCTCTTGTTAATAGCCGTGTCTTTCTGTTCCTGCCGAAGTTCGCGCAGCATGCAGAAAGAATTGAATGGCATGCGTAGCAATCTTTTCTATGAGCTTATTTCGCAAGAATATACCGGCAAAGTCAAAGACAGCATCTATCTGGATTTTATAGATTACTCCAACACTGATTATTACAGCACTATCAAGCGGAAAGGTGGTT from Bacteroides intestinalis DSM 17393 encodes the following:
- a CDS encoding FecR family protein translates to MKNMEQDFEKILNKLVASTRSPRGKFSKTNSWILLEKRLPRLQHRILPLRTMANAAAVAVLCVLGWWAYYMFAPVPLQTVSTLAETRSITLPDQTEIVLNRYSTLTYPERFRGKDRKVQLQGEAYFEVSKDAAHPFKVEAEAVIVQVLGTHFNIEAYPEDAQVKTTLLEGSVAVSLIGKEEERLVLSPNESAIYNKDKKSLTLHTEKDASEEIAWRNGTLLFKSIPLQEIIRQLSNAFHTDIRIEDADLQNYHMTATFSDGETLEEILSLLCRNQKFGYTKTNDIITITQKLN
- a CDS encoding carboxypeptidase-like regulatory domain-containing protein — translated: MKSSICSPRTIRKLFLVGAVLLSTCTLQSTLVFATCILQANPSQTRFSIKLQNVTLEEFVKQMEQKTGYSFIYGEEVRLNSRITLAVRDLTINEILRKVFEMQPIGFEISGKHILLHKRPMPQKTVSRRFTISGYVTDGASSETLIGANVLDSRQRVGTATNPFGFYTLTLPEGDAELSFSYLGYETRHSSFPLNKDTVLNIRLNTNNELAEVIILSDKKEAGIQATAMGAHEIPMAQIQHTPAVLGEADILKTIQLMPGVQAGTEGFSGLYVRGGGPDQNLILLDGIPVYNADHLLGVFSIFTPEAVKKVTLFKSSFPARYGGRLSSIVDVRTNDGDMKRYHGALSIGTLTDKIHLEGPIVKDRTSFSLSGRTTHTAFMGKAFSSDGDEFNYYFYDLNAKVNHKFNDRSRLFLSFYHGKDHYHYNFKESYGTSDCYESKNGLNWGNTIVAGRWNYVFTNKLFSNTTVAFNSYRMILKGRAKEENIYSSSQSYFYQYDSEYRSGIRDWSFRTDFDYTPIPSHHIKFGVEYLYHTFRPETNTSKMKEEENGVTEQDTLYNSISNSYLHGHEASVYAEDNFDIGSRTSLNAGVHISLFNTQGKNYFSIQPRLSVHYRFDHGFSVKASFSQMAQYVHQLSSTPLAMPTDLWVPITKNIRPMRANQYSLGGYYTGIRSWEFSIEGYYKQMRNVLEYQNGVSFFGSSTNWEEKVEMGKGRSMGIEFMAQKTIGKTTGWLAYTLAKADRQFKDGSINDGERFPYKYDRRHSISLCLNHKFSERIDIGASWIYNSGGTVTLPEQQTVILKPDGSIEQTDYISKRNNYRLPASHRLNIGVNFNKKTKHGMRTWNISLYNAYNSMNPTLVYGKRRDYDYLAYKDEHGKYTGGYNTSKLFIKKITLLPIIPSVTYTYKF
- a CDS encoding DUF4249 domain-containing protein; amino-acid sequence: MKTRICSLHLIIYIGIILFSTSCENEIPYTPAHSEPQLIMNALLDAGEPENYVYLNLSGTHGLSHVEEATVNLYVNGKLVEKAEELPPLKPIGSLDMVYDPNAPLNNLPEIAKRKKFRITTPLKAGEQICLEAIAENGKYHTTAEVTVPYPVSSIQIDTCLIPIRVYSGWETHRQFKITLQDRPNEKNYYRLDIWNDIAVHGQYDSRIDTVLYARETAIINREDVILTDGNPSSSEDDEDDFFGSYIENKYNVFTDDRFSDATCTLKVYTQLYHDYNLWLYNVTRRSKSITVRLLSISEAEFRYLKALNTLESGNYEEALMEPVMIPSNVKGGLGFVGISSETRMTMQLPDEIIDNENLPPYTQ